A window of Notolabrus celidotus isolate fNotCel1 chromosome 11, fNotCel1.pri, whole genome shotgun sequence contains these coding sequences:
- the syt6a gene encoding synaptotagmin-6: MATEKVKDPMGSMGFLEAAVKISHTSPDIPTDVQLSMREHFLRRTQRMQRQTTEPASSTRHNSFKRHLPRQMQVGSLDLGNDYMLDKDETSTSIGRIQPELYQQKTLDSEDSSKNGSSKHCGSINFSLKYDYENEALLVNILKAVDLPAKDLCGTSDPYVKVYLLPDRKKFQTRVHRKTLNPTFSETFQFPVPYEELAIRKLHMSVFDFDRFSRHDMIGEVVLENLFETSDLSRETNIWREIQYATSESVDLGEIMFSLCYLPTAGRLTLTVIKCRNLKAMDITGYSDPYVKVSLICDGRRLKKKKTSIKKNTLNPTYNEAIIFDIPPDSMDHVSLHISVMDYDLVGHNEIIGVMRLGCHAEGLGRDHWNEMLAYPRKPIAHWHPLLESKKSEKEWKARTASFDSQGSCPSPRPPASP, from the exons ATGGCGACAGAGAAGGTGAAAGACCCCATGGGCTCAATGGGTTTCCTGGAGGCGGCGGTGAAGATAAGCCATACATCCCCTGACATCCCCACTGATGTGCAGCTCTCCATGAGGGAGCACTTCCTGCGACGCACGCAACGCATGCAGAGGCAAACCACTGAGCCAGCTTCCTCCACCCG GCACAATTCTTTCAAAAGACACCTCCCCAGGCAGATGCAAGTTGGCAGCCTCGACCTGGGAAATGACTACATGTTGGACAAAGATGAAACATCAACCAGCATCGGCCGCATCCAGCCAGAGCTCTACCAACAGAAGACTTTGGATTCGGAGGATTCGTCCAAGAACGGCAGCAGCAAACACTGCGGCTCCATCAACTTCTCCCTCAAGTACGACTATGAGAACGAAGCCCTCCTGGTGAACATCCTCAAGGCCGTTGACCTACCTGCCAAGGACTTGTGTGGCACATCTGACCCCTACGTGAAGGTCTACCTTCTCCCCGACCGCAAGAAGTTTCAGACACGAGTCCACCGGAAGACGCTCAACCCTACGTTCAGTGAGACCTTCCAGTTTCCCGTGCCTTACGAGGAGCTGGCGATCAGGAAGCTGCATATGAGCGTCTTTGACTTTGATCGGTTTTCACGGCACGATATGATCGGGGAGGTGGTGCTGGAGAACTTGTTTGAGACATCGGACCTCTCCAGGGAGACGAACATATGGAGGGAAATCCAATACGCCACCAGT GAGAGTGTCGACCTCGGGGAGATCATGTTCTCACTTTGCTACCTGCCCACCGCAGGCAGACTCACACTTACTGTCATCAAGTGCAGGAACCTGAAAGCCATGGACATCACTGGATactcag ATCCGTACGTCAAAGTGTCGCTGATCTGTGACGGGAGACgtttgaaaaagaagaagacgagCATAAAGAAGAACACTCTGAATCCAACCTACAACGAGGCCATCATCTTTGACATCCCGCCAGACAGCATGGACCACGTCAGCCTGCACATCTCAGTCATGGACTATGATCT GGTAGGTCACAATGAGATCATCGGTGTGATGAGGCTTGGGTGTCACGCTGAAGGACTTGGAAGGGACCATTGGAACGAGATGCTGGCTTATCCAAGGAAGCCCATTGCACACTGGCACCCCCTGCTGGAGTCCAAGAAGTCAGAGAAGGAG TGGAAGGCGAGGACAGCAAGCTTTGACAGCCAAGGCTCCTGCCCCTCACCCCGGCCCCCTGCTAGTCCCTGA